One Microbacterium sp. No. 7 genomic window carries:
- a CDS encoding HAD-IIA family hydrolase, with protein MRTRADIECWLTDMDGVLVHDNRPVPGAAALLAQWRDAGIPFLVLTNNPIFTPRDLSARLARSGLDVPEERIWTSALATAEFLRSQQPGGTAFVIGEAGLTTALHEAGYIMTETQPDYVVVGETRQYSFEAITQAIRFIDAGARFIITNPDATGPTPAGVVPATGSFAALITHATGKQPYVVGKPNPMMFRSAMNRIGAHSENTGMIGDRMDTDIIAGIEAGLHTVLVRTGISDDAEVARYPFRPDEILDSVADLLSDEPEMSEFPELL; from the coding sequence ATGCGGACACGCGCCGACATCGAGTGCTGGCTCACCGACATGGACGGGGTCCTCGTCCACGACAACCGCCCCGTGCCCGGGGCGGCCGCCCTGCTCGCGCAGTGGAGGGATGCCGGCATCCCCTTTCTCGTGCTAACGAACAACCCGATCTTCACGCCGCGCGACCTCAGCGCCCGGCTCGCGCGGTCGGGGCTCGACGTGCCCGAGGAGCGCATCTGGACGTCGGCGCTCGCGACCGCCGAGTTCCTGCGGTCGCAGCAGCCGGGCGGCACCGCCTTCGTGATCGGCGAGGCGGGCCTCACGACCGCGCTGCACGAGGCCGGGTACATCATGACCGAGACGCAGCCCGACTACGTCGTCGTGGGCGAGACGCGGCAGTACTCGTTCGAGGCGATCACGCAGGCCATCCGCTTCATCGACGCGGGCGCGCGGTTCATCATCACGAACCCGGATGCCACGGGGCCCACCCCCGCGGGCGTCGTGCCCGCGACGGGCTCGTTCGCGGCGCTCATCACGCACGCCACGGGCAAGCAGCCCTACGTGGTCGGCAAGCCGAACCCGATGATGTTCCGCTCGGCGATGAACCGCATCGGCGCGCACTCCGAGAACACCGGCATGATCGGCGACCGCATGGACACCGACATCATCGCCGGCATCGAGGCCGGTCTGCACACGGTGCTGGTGCGCACCGGCATCTCGGACGACGCCGAGGTGGCCCGCTATCCGTTCCGTCCCGACGAGATCCTCGACTCGGTCGCCGACCTGCTGAGCGACGAGCCGGAGATGTCGGAGTTTCCCGAGCTGCTGTGA
- a CDS encoding ROK family protein, with amino-acid sequence MTSVAIAVDLGGTKLETALVTHEGAVLPGSRERRPTGPGITPDGLRAALTDAIGGTLRALPAGTHVRGVGVGSPGPFDGAAGTIRPVNMPGLHGLDLHRAVGEAVTGLHRAVGETVAGRGAAGAAPAVAVGHDAGCLALAESWLGAARTARASLSIVVSTGIGGGYVVDGRLVEGASGNAGHIGQLRAGGMPPGEAHAADPAPTLEEVASGPASVAWARAQGWSGADGVALGRAAAVGDAVARAAIERSAVAVGAALADACVLLDVEVVAIGGGFSRVTPDYVDRVGASLRAHAALDFVRRVRVVPTALGDDGPLIGAGRLVAP; translated from the coding sequence ATGACGAGCGTCGCGATCGCGGTGGATCTGGGCGGGACCAAGCTGGAGACGGCGCTGGTCACGCACGAGGGCGCGGTGCTGCCCGGCTCGCGCGAGCGCCGGCCGACGGGTCCCGGCATCACGCCCGACGGGCTGCGCGCGGCGCTGACCGATGCGATCGGCGGCACGCTCCGCGCCCTCCCCGCCGGAACGCACGTGCGGGGCGTCGGCGTCGGCAGCCCCGGGCCGTTCGACGGCGCAGCGGGCACGATCCGGCCGGTCAACATGCCCGGGCTGCACGGGCTCGACCTGCATCGTGCGGTCGGCGAGGCCGTGACCGGTCTGCATCGTGCCGTCGGCGAGACCGTGGCCGGCCGGGGGGCCGCGGGCGCCGCCCCGGCCGTGGCGGTCGGGCACGACGCCGGATGCCTCGCGCTCGCCGAGTCGTGGCTCGGCGCCGCGCGCACCGCGCGGGCCTCGCTGTCGATCGTCGTCTCGACCGGCATCGGCGGCGGATACGTCGTCGACGGGCGGCTCGTCGAGGGCGCCTCGGGCAACGCGGGACACATCGGGCAGCTGCGCGCCGGCGGGATGCCGCCCGGCGAGGCGCACGCGGCCGACCCGGCGCCGACGCTCGAGGAGGTCGCCTCCGGCCCCGCGAGCGTCGCGTGGGCGCGGGCGCAGGGATGGAGCGGCGCCGACGGCGTGGCGCTGGGCCGGGCCGCCGCGGTCGGCGACGCCGTCGCGCGCGCCGCGATCGAGCGCTCCGCCGTCGCGGTCGGCGCCGCCCTCGCCGACGCCTGCGTGCTGCTGGACGTCGAGGTCGTCGCGATCGGCGGCGGGTTCTCGCGCGTCACGCCCGACTACGTCGACCGCGTGGGCGCATCGCTGCGCGCGCACGCCGCCCTCGACTTCGTGCGTCGGGTGCGCGTCGTGCCCACCGCCCTCGGCGACGACGGCCCGCTCATCGGCGCCGGACGCCTCGTCGCGCCCTGA
- the pyrE gene encoding orotate phosphoribosyltransferase: MTAASTPALEADRQALIALIKEEAVFHGDFTLSSGKKATYYVDMRKLTLDHRAAPAIGRIMLDLVRDVDGVVAVGGLTLGADPIANAVMHESVHAGRPLDAFVVRKEPKDHGRGRQIEGADVAGKRVVVVEDTSTTGQSALKAVEALRREGAEPVAVAVIVDRRTGAQAAVEAAGLQWLAAIDLDDLGLAPQ, translated from the coding sequence GTGACCGCAGCCTCCACGCCCGCCCTCGAAGCCGACCGCCAGGCGCTCATCGCCCTCATCAAGGAGGAGGCGGTGTTCCACGGCGACTTCACGCTCTCCAGCGGAAAGAAGGCGACGTACTACGTCGACATGCGCAAGCTCACGCTCGACCACCGCGCCGCCCCCGCGATCGGGCGCATCATGCTCGACCTCGTCCGCGACGTCGACGGCGTCGTCGCGGTCGGCGGTCTCACCCTCGGCGCCGACCCCATCGCGAACGCGGTGATGCACGAGTCGGTGCACGCGGGCCGGCCGCTCGACGCGTTCGTCGTGCGCAAGGAGCCGAAGGACCACGGCCGCGGCCGCCAGATCGAGGGCGCCGACGTCGCCGGCAAGCGCGTCGTCGTCGTGGAGGACACCTCGACGACCGGACAGTCGGCGCTCAAGGCCGTCGAGGCGCTCCGCCGCGAGGGCGCCGAGCCCGTCGCGGTCGCCGTGATCGTCGACCGGCGCACGGGCGCCCAGGCCGCCGTCGAGGCCGCGGGCCTGCAGTGGCTCGCCGCGATCGACCTCGACGACCTCGGGCTCGCCCCGCAGTAG
- a CDS encoding Re/Si-specific NAD(P)(+) transhydrogenase subunit alpha, producing MARIGIVTEQPNEQRVAASPLTVSKIIALGYDVIVESGAGAGSSFPDSAYADAGATVVDRATAWGADVVLKINAPVDEEIALLSPGTTLVGLLSPALRPELLQALSARGVTALAMDAVPRISRAQSMDVLSSMANIAGYRAVVEAAHEFGRFFTGQVTAAGKVPPAKVLVAGAGVAGLAAIGAASSLGAIVRATDPRPEVADQVKSIGGEYLEVVVPDEQKEVSSDGYAKATSEAYDRRAAEIYSEQAADVDIVITTAQIPGRAAPRLLTAADVASMKPGSVVVDMAAGTGGNVEGSVAGERVVTENGVIILGYTDLAGRLPAQASQLYGTNLLNLLKLVTPGKDGAIALDFDDVVQRAVTVVREGEVTWPPPPVQVSAAPAAKPAAAVPAKAEKKKMSKGARTGLLIAGFAALFLVSAFAPAPLPQHFFVLMLSVVIGFYVIGNVAHALHTPLMSVTNAISGIIVVGAISQLALDSLTVQILAGVAVLVASINIFGGFAVTRRMLAMFSKGENR from the coding sequence ATGGCCCGCATCGGTATCGTCACCGAGCAACCGAACGAGCAGCGCGTCGCGGCGTCCCCCCTGACCGTGTCGAAGATCATCGCGCTCGGCTACGACGTGATCGTCGAGTCGGGCGCGGGCGCGGGCTCGTCGTTCCCCGACAGCGCCTATGCCGACGCCGGGGCGACCGTCGTCGACCGCGCCACGGCGTGGGGCGCCGACGTCGTGCTGAAGATCAACGCGCCCGTCGACGAGGAGATCGCGCTGCTGTCGCCCGGCACCACGCTGGTCGGCCTGCTGAGCCCGGCGCTGCGCCCCGAGCTGCTGCAGGCGCTGTCGGCGCGCGGTGTCACGGCCCTCGCGATGGACGCGGTCCCCCGCATCTCGCGCGCGCAGTCGATGGACGTGCTCAGCTCGATGGCCAACATCGCCGGCTACCGCGCCGTCGTCGAGGCCGCGCACGAGTTCGGCCGGTTCTTCACCGGCCAGGTCACGGCCGCGGGCAAGGTGCCGCCGGCGAAGGTGCTCGTCGCGGGCGCCGGCGTCGCGGGCCTCGCCGCGATCGGCGCGGCGTCGAGCCTCGGCGCGATCGTGCGCGCGACCGACCCGCGCCCCGAGGTCGCCGACCAGGTGAAGTCGATCGGCGGCGAGTACCTCGAGGTCGTCGTGCCCGACGAGCAGAAGGAGGTCTCCTCCGACGGCTACGCGAAGGCGACGAGCGAGGCGTACGACCGCCGCGCCGCCGAGATCTACTCGGAGCAGGCCGCCGACGTCGACATCGTCATCACCACCGCGCAGATCCCCGGCCGCGCCGCGCCGCGCCTGCTCACGGCCGCCGACGTCGCGAGCATGAAGCCCGGCAGCGTCGTCGTCGACATGGCCGCCGGCACCGGCGGCAACGTCGAGGGCTCCGTCGCGGGCGAGCGCGTCGTCACCGAGAACGGCGTCATCATCCTCGGCTACACCGACCTGGCCGGGCGCCTGCCCGCCCAGGCCTCGCAGCTGTACGGCACCAACCTGCTGAACCTGCTGAAGCTCGTCACGCCGGGCAAGGACGGCGCGATCGCGCTCGACTTCGACGACGTCGTGCAGCGCGCGGTCACGGTCGTGCGCGAGGGCGAGGTCACCTGGCCGCCGCCGCCCGTGCAGGTGTCGGCCGCACCCGCCGCGAAGCCCGCGGCCGCGGTGCCCGCCAAGGCCGAGAAGAAGAAGATGTCGAAGGGGGCCCGCACGGGCCTGCTGATCGCCGGCTTCGCGGCGCTCTTCCTCGTCAGCGCCTTCGCCCCCGCCCCCCTCCCGCAGCACTTCTTCGTGCTGATGCTGTCGGTGGTCATCGGCTTCTACGTCATCGGCAACGTCGCGCACGCGCTGCACACGCCGCTGATGAGCGTGACCAACGCCATCTCGGGCATCATCGTCGTCGGCGCGATCAGCCAGCTGGCGCTCGACAGCCTCACCGTGCAGATCCTCGCCGGGGTCGCGGTGCTGGTCGCGAGCATCAACATCTTCGGAGGGTTCGCGGTGACCCGCCGAATGCTCGCCATGTTCTCGAAGGGAGAGAACCGATGA